Proteins encoded within one genomic window of Flavobacterium sp. NG2:
- a CDS encoding NAD(P)/FAD-dependent oxidoreductase: protein METSIISQQNIARRKFIKQAGFGLLAITFPFPFKKNSMKTKTKQFDVIIIGGSYSGLAAGMALGRALKKVLIIDSGKPCNAQTPHSHNFLTQDGNTPKAIADLGKKQVEEYPNVEFFNGIATSGSKFENGFEITTEKGEKFRASKLIFATGIKDSMPQIEGFAESWGISVIHCPYCHGYEVRNTKTGILANGDYAYEFSILISNWTSDLKIFTNGKSTLIKEQQNKLKKHNISIIEKEIDNIEHIKGYIQNLVFKDGTKSPLTALYAPRPFVQHCAIPEALGCTINDEGYIKVNAFQETSVEGIYACGDNTTRLRTVANAVAMGTATGMAVSKKMIFEQF, encoded by the coding sequence ATGGAAACATCTATAATTAGTCAGCAAAACATAGCACGAAGAAAATTTATTAAACAAGCAGGATTTGGTTTACTAGCAATCACTTTTCCATTTCCATTTAAAAAAAATAGTATGAAAACAAAGACGAAACAATTTGATGTAATCATTATTGGAGGAAGCTACTCTGGCTTAGCCGCTGGAATGGCATTAGGAAGAGCATTGAAAAAGGTTTTAATTATAGATAGTGGCAAACCTTGCAATGCTCAAACACCACATTCCCATAATTTTTTGACACAAGACGGAAATACACCCAAGGCAATAGCTGATTTAGGAAAAAAACAAGTAGAAGAATATCCAAATGTTGAATTTTTCAATGGTATTGCTACAAGCGGTTCTAAATTTGAAAATGGTTTCGAAATCACTACTGAAAAGGGAGAAAAATTCCGTGCATCAAAATTAATATTTGCAACAGGCATAAAAGATAGTATGCCACAAATTGAGGGCTTTGCCGAATCTTGGGGAATTTCTGTAATACACTGTCCCTACTGTCATGGTTATGAAGTAAGAAATACCAAAACAGGAATTCTAGCTAATGGAGACTATGCCTATGAATTTTCAATACTAATCTCCAATTGGACTTCTGATTTAAAAATTTTTACCAATGGTAAATCAACATTGATAAAAGAGCAACAAAATAAATTGAAAAAACATAATATCAGTATTATTGAAAAGGAAATTGATAATATTGAACACATCAAAGGCTATATTCAAAATTTAGTATTTAAAGATGGTACAAAATCACCCTTAACGGCATTATATGCTCCAAGACCATTTGTTCAACATTGTGCCATTCCAGAAGCATTAGGATGTACAATAAACGATGAGGGTTACATAAAAGTTAATGCATTTCAAGAAACATCCGTTGAGGGGATCTATGCCTGTGGTGATAATACAACTCGATTAAGAACGGTGGCAAATGCAGTTGCAATGGGTACAGCAACTGGAATGGCAGTAAGTAAGAAAATGATTTTCGAACAGTTTTAA
- a CDS encoding DinB family protein, with product MKFDLDKSIEILERTPTTIYSLLNNISEDWVLLNEGNNSWSAFDVLGHLIHGEKTDWIPRVTTILSNNSDKSFPPYDRLVQFKNSNGKTMEDLLEEFVQLRKENIQYLKSKKITTKDLEKKRSSYDIW from the coding sequence ATGAAATTCGACTTAGATAAATCAATCGAAATACTAGAAAGGACGCCTACTACCATATATTCTTTACTGAATAATATATCAGAAGATTGGGTGCTTTTGAATGAAGGAAATAATTCTTGGTCAGCATTTGATGTACTTGGTCATCTAATTCACGGTGAAAAAACGGATTGGATTCCTCGAGTAACAACTATACTCTCTAATAATTCAGATAAATCATTTCCTCCGTATGACCGCTTAGTCCAGTTTAAAAATAGTAACGGAAAAACGATGGAGGATTTACTTGAGGAATTTGTCCAACTTAGAAAAGAGAACATACAGTATTTAAAATCAAAAAAAATCACTACAAAAGATTTAGAAAAAAAAAGGAGTTCATACGATATTTGGTGA
- a CDS encoding SDR family oxidoreductase, with translation MKTVLITGASRGIGAATAVLAAQKGYNVAVNYLKNKEAAEKTVTEILNLGGKAVAFQADVSKEKEVIDLFKNIVSHFGKIDTLVNNVGILENQSRLDNLKMDRLERVINTNIFSCFICSKEAIKQMSTAYGGNGGAIVNVSSIASKTGAPNEYIDYAATKGAIDALTTGLSKEVANEGIRVNAVRPGFIYTDIHADGGEPNRVERLKDSIPMKRGGSSTEVANAILWLLSDEASYVTGSFIDIAGGK, from the coding sequence ATGAAAACAGTATTAATCACAGGAGCAAGTCGTGGTATTGGAGCAGCTACAGCTGTATTAGCAGCTCAAAAAGGATACAATGTGGCGGTAAATTACTTAAAGAATAAAGAAGCTGCAGAAAAAACTGTAACCGAAATTTTAAATCTGGGCGGAAAGGCTGTGGCATTTCAAGCTGATGTTTCCAAAGAAAAAGAGGTAATAGATTTATTTAAAAACATTGTGTCTCATTTTGGAAAAATAGACACCTTGGTTAATAATGTGGGTATTCTTGAAAATCAATCACGACTTGATAATTTAAAAATGGACAGGTTGGAAAGAGTCATCAATACCAATATTTTCAGTTGCTTTATTTGCTCAAAAGAAGCAATTAAACAAATGTCAACTGCTTATGGTGGCAATGGCGGTGCAATTGTAAATGTTTCATCAATTGCCTCAAAAACAGGAGCTCCAAATGAATATATTGATTATGCGGCAACAAAAGGCGCTATAGATGCACTTACCACAGGTTTGTCTAAGGAAGTAGCAAATGAAGGAATCCGAGTAAATGCAGTTCGTCCAGGCTTTATTTATACCGATATTCATGCAGATGGAGGCGAGCCAAATAGAGTGGAGCGATTAAAAGATAGCATTCCTATGAAACGTGGTGGCTCATCAACCGAAGTTGCAAATGCAATCTTATGGCTACTTTCAGATGAAGCGTCATACGTTACTGGATCCTTTATTGATATCGCAGGAGGTAAATAA
- a CDS encoding HipA domain-containing protein translates to MSTKTYIYIYAHWKGMQDPKLIGILSAQQAKGKKAFSFEYDKNWLKTEQKFLLDPDIQLYGGPQYPNQKENFGIFLDSMPDTWGRTLMKRREAQLARENNEKPKTLYDIDFLLGVYDESRMGALRFKTDPQGDFLDNNKTTSTPPWSSIRELQKAASIFENDNDNEEVNKWLTVLMAPGSSLGGARPKANILDSDKSLWIAKFPSKTDTIDKAAWEFLAYQLAIKAGVEMAPCRIEKIRGNHHTFFTKRFDRENGERIHFASAMTMTANNEDTIRDNQASYLDIAEFISNHGANVEANLHQLWRRIVFNIAISNTDDHLRNHGFILTNEGWILSPAYDLNPSIDKDGLALNIDMDNNALDLDLVKSVGEYFRLNKNQMDIIIKEVLKVTSNWKTIAKEIGISRVEQELMNKAFNF, encoded by the coding sequence ATGTCAACAAAAACCTACATATACATTTACGCCCACTGGAAAGGCATGCAAGACCCTAAACTAATAGGCATTTTATCAGCACAACAAGCCAAAGGCAAAAAAGCATTCAGCTTTGAATACGATAAAAACTGGCTCAAAACAGAACAGAAGTTTCTTCTAGACCCAGACATCCAACTCTATGGTGGTCCACAATACCCAAACCAAAAAGAAAACTTCGGAATTTTTCTAGACAGTATGCCCGACACTTGGGGACGCACACTAATGAAACGCAGAGAAGCACAATTAGCTAGAGAAAATAACGAAAAACCAAAAACGCTTTATGATATTGATTTTCTTTTAGGCGTCTATGACGAAAGCCGTATGGGAGCCTTGCGTTTTAAAACAGATCCACAAGGCGATTTCTTAGACAATAATAAAACCACTTCTACTCCTCCTTGGTCTTCTATCCGAGAGTTACAAAAGGCAGCATCCATTTTCGAAAATGACAACGACAACGAAGAAGTCAATAAATGGTTAACAGTATTGATGGCTCCTGGTTCTTCATTAGGGGGAGCAAGACCAAAAGCCAATATTCTAGACAGCGACAAAAGTCTTTGGATTGCCAAATTTCCATCCAAAACAGACACTATCGATAAAGCAGCTTGGGAATTCCTAGCCTATCAATTAGCAATCAAAGCAGGAGTTGAAATGGCACCATGCCGTATAGAAAAAATTAGGGGCAACCACCATACTTTTTTCACCAAACGATTTGATAGAGAAAACGGAGAAAGAATTCACTTTGCTTCTGCAATGACCATGACAGCGAACAATGAAGATACCATTCGAGACAATCAGGCAAGCTATTTGGACATTGCTGAATTTATTAGTAATCATGGTGCTAATGTAGAAGCTAATCTACACCAACTATGGCGAAGAATCGTTTTCAATATTGCTATTTCAAATACAGACGACCATCTACGCAACCACGGTTTTATATTAACTAATGAAGGTTGGATTTTATCCCCAGCATATGACCTTAATCCTTCGATAGACAAAGACGGCTTAGCCCTAAACATTGATATGGATAACAATGCACTCGATTTAGATTTAGTAAAAAGTGTGGGCGAATATTTCAGATTAAACAAGAATCAGATGGATATAATTATAAAAGAAGTTCTTAAAGTAACAAGCAATTGGAAAACCATTGCCAAAGAAATAGGGATTTCAAGAGTAGAACAGGAATTGATGAATAAAGCATTTAATTTTTAA
- a CDS encoding helix-turn-helix transcriptional regulator, protein MATSKKQSVFPKYEKILEQMGENIKMARKRRKLTMIQIAERADISRSTLHLIELGNSSVAMGAYFNVLRVLGLQDDFLKLAADDELGRKLQDLELLK, encoded by the coding sequence ATGGCAACTAGTAAAAAGCAATCCGTTTTTCCAAAATACGAAAAGATATTGGAACAGATGGGTGAAAATATAAAGATGGCTCGTAAAAGAAGAAAACTCACTATGATACAAATAGCTGAGAGAGCCGATATATCTCGATCTACTTTACACCTAATCGAGTTAGGAAACTCAAGTGTGGCAATGGGAGCTTATTTCAATGTACTTCGCGTTTTGGGACTACAAGACGACTTCCTAAAACTTGCTGCAGACGATGAATTAGGAAGAAAACTCCAAGACCTCGAACTGCTAAAATAG
- a CDS encoding helix-turn-helix transcriptional regulator: protein MKNIPVRHIAEQNEPKLSSSFSIRDITPLLTDKDMEQQLHRHDFFYILIIKKGAGNHEIDFTNYEITDHTVFMMRPGQVHQLLLKANSTGYLIQFNLDFLYSHNNASQNHLTKLIQYNNYNLDLDGFNKIESILKESLKEYTEKIKGYQEVLKANLSIFLIELLRQRQNKIMPSVSTNSYVQEKLEHFLELVETNSTTYKQVSQYTNLLNLSSYQLSAITKSLLNKTPSEIINDYIILEAKRQLLATSNQVSQIAYHLGYEDASYFTRFFKKHTNLSPESFRQNSK from the coding sequence ATGAAAAATATTCCAGTACGTCATATTGCTGAACAAAATGAACCTAAACTTTCCAGTAGTTTTAGTATTAGAGATATAACTCCTTTATTGACTGATAAAGATATGGAACAACAACTGCACAGACATGACTTTTTTTATATATTGATAATCAAGAAAGGTGCAGGAAATCACGAGATTGATTTTACAAACTACGAAATAACAGACCATACCGTTTTCATGATGCGACCAGGACAAGTACACCAGCTTTTATTAAAAGCCAACAGTACTGGATACTTAATCCAATTCAATTTAGATTTTTTATATTCTCATAATAACGCATCCCAAAATCATTTAACCAAACTAATCCAATACAATAATTACAATCTGGATCTGGACGGATTTAATAAAATCGAGTCCATTTTGAAGGAATCTTTAAAAGAATATACTGAGAAAATTAAAGGCTATCAGGAAGTTCTTAAGGCCAATCTTAGTATTTTTCTAATTGAACTATTGCGACAAAGACAAAATAAAATAATGCCTTCAGTGTCTACTAACTCTTATGTGCAAGAAAAACTAGAGCACTTTTTGGAACTAGTCGAAACTAATAGTACAACCTACAAGCAAGTTTCTCAATATACAAATTTACTAAACCTATCTTCCTATCAGCTGAGTGCTATTACAAAGTCATTACTAAATAAAACACCTTCAGAAATCATTAATGATTATATCATCCTTGAAGCAAAACGGCAATTATTGGCAACCTCAAATCAAGTTAGTCAAATAGCCTATCATCTAGGTTATGAGGATGCATCGTATTTTACACGCTTTTTTAAAAAACACACTAATTTATCTCCCGAATCATTTAGGCAAAACTCAAAATAA
- the avs2 gene encoding AVAST type 2 anti-phage system protein Avs2, producing MKEDYSEYSTRGFSGSGVFLIADEEIYLYGIFTRFRPKEKGKVIYCQYIETVNELLDKNYFTKISFSYFGNYGLTPKFFNKHIQNAIKDLGPRFNESLNFQLPIAKIFNDIAKDNLFFKRFLNIVDKWILEKGYRKITNNVHLDKIEYDYDELKQKVTDWIKKQENLVTEKIEVNWIFNSIDKLNEEIEIKTSELYKLQREEEKKNKDIQKDYSYRPPYEEEISRLREIEHGNNEFIDSISNKINVNLANNPYLIIKGDAGNGKSHLLGDIAKTRIERNLPTLLLLGQHFVENKNIWENINSSLSISCTNKQLLETLNNIGKHIGSRVLVLIDAINEGAGANLWEPQIAGFINEFHQYPFVGLVLTIRTTYLDFVIPENVKNNSVITFKNHEGFKGNEYAALKLFCEFHDLKQPHFPILAPEFTKPLFLQLICNAIKDTPDKTFPQGFQGVSKIFEIYINSINLKFQKKRDEYKYSNVVLEAIHKVAFANYNNENNSLLLKDVRALLKLEFPDNKLLLNDLIEENIFITNPQRNYKSNQTEEIVYFAYQRFGDFYVADEVLKKFKNQSEVIESFKNENEFGKLLSDRNGYWYNNGILEAFSILLPEKFNLEIFEVFDWYFEFDEDKHYKYHVIGELNRFLLDSLNWRKIESIDNEKLVNWFRGDYFRVSDDDYFYKLTELSTVIGHPFNSDRLFRILKSYKMSQRDSFWQQHLRLFNGFIDENNASPLRRLIDWAWTPYISSKLDFETTRLTGQTLAWVLSSTNRKLRDQTTKAMVNLLEQQPDALIQILKTFKRIDDLYISERLYAIAYGCVLRTENIDSINKIASFVYNSVFKNGNSPKHILLRDYARNTIEYAIYKNSKIKIDVNLIRPPYRSNLPERLPSKEEILKYNFPYNDPKSKKDDRLMNNRIYHSVTGFGDFSKHIDGCLDDFAPTSFTFETEYKSFYSSLSNDKKKFLRTFISILKAKASTKKNKYHLTHTIGDDKYKSQLETIFRFLDEILKLIEDVFEAEEKLYIQNKVLPFLKAKYRFNDSRLNKTDINSFKYWIIDRVFKLGYNHKWHGQYDDQVSRHNYRSDNKIDRIGKKYQRIALFEILAIISDNYKLSKFSWSNDKKYEFYKGSWQMYIRDIDPAFIVKNIEEDEESDDLGILNGEKEWWEDLDYKYWKQPNSDWIEKLEDLPNLKDVLEKKDLQNEDWLYLKKFTSWDEPKPIGEDKYEVQRKEIFYKTQGYLVNKNHKKKIISWLVQQNFWGNWMPESSDYSKLINREKFWSPAYFDSDEELKWSTIRDTNLKVIIASTNAVGNMSDDKSGAQFSYDMPCKTIFEGMNLQYASIDGQFKNELNEIIVTNNKYRGVMIRKKEFLKFLDSNNLEVIWTVLGEKMSYHSNWKNNFYKRLSGVYYLEDGIIKGQTNSFNEQ from the coding sequence ATGAAAGAAGATTATTCAGAATATAGTACACGGGGTTTTTCTGGAAGTGGTGTTTTTTTAATTGCTGATGAAGAAATATATTTATATGGTATTTTCACAAGATTTAGACCTAAAGAAAAAGGAAAAGTAATCTATTGTCAATATATAGAAACTGTAAATGAACTTTTAGATAAAAATTATTTCACAAAAATATCTTTCAGTTATTTTGGGAATTACGGATTAACCCCTAAGTTTTTTAATAAACATATTCAAAATGCAATTAAAGATTTAGGTCCAAGATTTAATGAAAGTTTGAATTTTCAACTACCTATTGCAAAAATTTTCAATGATATTGCAAAAGATAATTTATTCTTTAAACGGTTTTTAAATATAGTAGATAAATGGATTTTAGAGAAAGGCTATAGAAAAATAACGAATAATGTCCATCTTGATAAAATTGAATATGATTATGATGAGCTAAAGCAAAAAGTAACAGATTGGATAAAGAAACAAGAAAATTTAGTTACTGAAAAAATAGAGGTAAATTGGATATTTAATTCGATAGACAAACTCAATGAAGAAATTGAAATAAAAACAAGTGAACTTTATAAATTACAACGAGAAGAAGAGAAAAAAAATAAAGACATCCAAAAAGATTACAGCTATCGACCTCCTTATGAAGAAGAAATTAGCAGATTAAGAGAAATTGAGCATGGTAATAATGAATTTATTGATTCTATTTCGAACAAAATAAATGTCAATTTAGCTAATAATCCATATCTAATAATTAAAGGTGATGCTGGAAATGGAAAATCACATTTACTTGGAGACATTGCAAAAACAAGAATCGAAAGGAATTTACCTACATTGTTATTACTTGGACAGCATTTTGTAGAAAACAAGAATATTTGGGAAAACATCAATTCTAGTTTATCAATTTCTTGTACAAATAAGCAACTATTAGAAACTTTAAATAACATAGGGAAACACATTGGTTCGAGAGTGTTGGTATTGATTGATGCCATAAATGAAGGTGCGGGAGCAAATTTGTGGGAACCACAAATTGCTGGTTTCATAAATGAATTTCATCAATACCCTTTTGTTGGTTTAGTTTTAACTATTAGAACTACCTATTTGGATTTTGTAATCCCTGAAAATGTAAAAAACAACTCTGTCATAACATTTAAGAATCACGAAGGTTTCAAAGGAAATGAATATGCAGCACTTAAATTGTTTTGTGAATTCCATGACTTAAAACAACCACATTTTCCAATACTTGCACCCGAATTCACAAAACCTTTGTTTTTGCAACTAATCTGTAATGCTATTAAAGATACTCCAGATAAAACTTTCCCTCAAGGTTTTCAAGGAGTAAGCAAAATATTTGAAATCTACATCAACTCAATAAATTTAAAGTTTCAGAAAAAACGTGATGAGTATAAATATTCTAATGTTGTTCTAGAAGCAATTCATAAAGTTGCTTTTGCAAATTACAATAACGAAAATAATTCATTGCTTTTAAAAGATGTAAGGGCTTTATTAAAATTAGAATTTCCTGACAATAAACTTTTATTAAATGATTTGATTGAAGAAAACATATTTATAACAAACCCTCAAAGGAACTATAAAAGTAATCAAACAGAAGAAATAGTATACTTTGCTTATCAGCGATTTGGTGACTTTTACGTTGCTGATGAGGTATTAAAGAAATTCAAAAATCAATCGGAAGTTATAGAATCTTTTAAAAATGAAAATGAATTTGGAAAATTACTTTCAGATAGAAATGGATATTGGTATAATAACGGAATTTTAGAAGCATTTTCTATTCTACTACCTGAAAAATTTAATCTTGAGATTTTTGAGGTTTTTGACTGGTACTTTGAATTTGATGAGGATAAACATTATAAATATCATGTCATTGGAGAATTAAACAGGTTTTTATTAGACAGTTTGAATTGGAGGAAAATTGAGAGTATTGATAATGAAAAACTGGTCAATTGGTTTAGAGGAGATTACTTCCGTGTCTCTGATGATGATTATTTTTATAAACTAACTGAATTATCAACGGTTATTGGGCATCCGTTTAATAGTGATAGATTATTTAGAATTTTAAAAAGTTATAAAATGTCCCAAAGAGATAGTTTTTGGCAACAACATTTAAGACTTTTTAATGGTTTTATTGATGAAAATAATGCAAGTCCTCTCCGTAGATTAATAGATTGGGCTTGGACTCCTTATATTTCAAGTAAATTAGACTTTGAGACAACAAGACTTACTGGACAAACATTGGCTTGGGTTTTATCAAGCACTAATCGTAAATTAAGAGATCAAACAACTAAAGCGATGGTCAATCTTTTAGAACAGCAACCAGATGCCTTGATTCAAATCTTGAAAACATTTAAAAGGATTGATGATTTATATATATCCGAAAGATTATATGCTATTGCTTATGGTTGCGTTTTAAGAACCGAAAATATCGATTCTATAAATAAAATAGCATCGTTTGTTTATAATTCAGTTTTTAAAAACGGAAATTCTCCAAAACATATTTTATTGAGAGATTATGCTCGAAATACAATTGAATATGCCATTTATAAAAATTCAAAAATAAAAATAGACGTCAATCTTATTAGACCTCCGTATAGAAGCAATCTCCCTGAACGATTGCCTTCTAAAGAAGAAATATTAAAATACAATTTCCCATATAATGATCCTAAATCTAAAAAAGATGATAGATTAATGAACAATAGAATATATCACTCTGTAACAGGTTTTGGGGATTTTAGTAAGCATATTGATGGTTGTTTGGATGATTTTGCTCCAACAAGTTTTACATTCGAAACAGAATATAAATCATTTTATAGTTCATTAAGTAATGATAAGAAAAAGTTTTTACGAACTTTTATTAGCATTTTAAAAGCAAAAGCTTCTACAAAGAAAAACAAATATCATTTGACGCATACAATTGGAGATGATAAATATAAGTCTCAATTAGAAACGATTTTTAGATTTTTAGATGAAATTTTAAAGCTAATTGAGGATGTTTTTGAAGCTGAAGAAAAATTATATATACAGAATAAAGTACTTCCATTCTTAAAAGCAAAATACCGATTTAATGATTCGAGATTAAATAAAACGGATATTAACTCTTTTAAGTATTGGATTATTGATAGAGTATTTAAACTTGGTTATAACCATAAATGGCACGGTCAGTATGACGATCAAGTCAGCAGACACAATTATAGAAGTGATAATAAAATTGACCGAATTGGAAAAAAATACCAACGAATAGCATTATTTGAAATTCTAGCGATAATTTCAGACAATTATAAGCTTAGTAAATTTAGCTGGAGTAATGATAAAAAATATGAGTTTTACAAAGGCTCTTGGCAAATGTACATTAGAGATATTGATCCGGCATTCATAGTTAAAAATATTGAAGAAGATGAAGAAAGTGATGATTTAGGTATTCTAAATGGGGAAAAAGAATGGTGGGAGGATTTAGATTATAAATATTGGAAACAACCCAACTCTGACTGGATTGAAAAATTAGAAGATTTGCCAAATCTTAAGGATGTTTTAGAAAAAAAAGATTTACAAAACGAGGATTGGCTTTACTTAAAAAAGTTTACTTCTTGGGATGAACCAAAGCCTATAGGTGAAGATAAATACGAAGTTCAACGAAAAGAAATTTTTTATAAAACACAAGGTTATTTGGTTAACAAAAATCATAAAAAGAAAATAATTAGCTGGCTTGTTCAACAAAATTTTTGGGGAAATTGGATGCCTGAAAGTAGCGATTATAGTAAATTAATAAATAGAGAGAAATTTTGGTCACCAGCGTATTTTGATAGTGATGAAGAATTAAAATGGAGTACAATACGAGACACAAACTTAAAAGTTATAATTGCTTCTACAAATGCAGTTGGTAATATGAGTGATGATAAATCTGGAGCTCAATTTAGTTATGATATGCCTTGCAAAACAATTTTTGAGGGGATGAATTTACAATATGCATCAATTGATGGGCAATTTAAAAATGAATTGAATGAAATTATCGTAACTAACAATAAATATAGAGGAGTAATGATAAGAAAAAAAGAATTTTTAAAATTTCTAGATTCAAATAATTTGGAAGTAATTTGGACAGTGTTAGGTGAAAAAATGTCTTATCATTCAAATTGGAAGAATAATTTTTATAAGCGGTTGAGTGGTGTCTATTATCTTGAAGACGGTATTATTAAAGGTCAAACTAATTCTTTTAACGAACAATAG
- a CDS encoding DUF5655 domain-containing protein, which produces MFNLTDDIEIVPKKLYIAFKKNKNIADIVILKKGIKIFINLKKGQLDDSKGLMKDVSETGHWGNGDYEVVVKDTSQLEYIMSLVKQTIL; this is translated from the coding sequence ATTTTTAACCTAACGGATGATATTGAAATTGTTCCTAAAAAACTATACATCGCTTTCAAAAAGAATAAAAACATTGCCGATATTGTAATCCTAAAAAAAGGAATCAAAATCTTTATTAATCTCAAAAAAGGACAATTAGATGATTCCAAAGGATTAATGAAAGACGTTTCAGAAACGGGACATTGGGGTAATGGTGATTATGAAGTAGTCGTAAAAGACACCTCACAGTTAGAGTACATTATGAGTTTGGTCAAACAAACGATACTGTAA
- a CDS encoding acyl-CoA thioesterase has product MNKTPQSTYRIRFNDCDLFGHLNNSKYLDYFINAREDHLKQFYEFDLSEYYKSNLGWVVWSHEIAYVRPAKYNEMVMIQSSLLSACDQFLHFEAIMLDENQNHLKAIMRTKLIHVSTVTGKKELHSSDFLKWAKTIENQEANQIPDLQARIKQLTSILKDNKHYSLTNK; this is encoded by the coding sequence ATGAATAAGACACCCCAGTCAACATACAGAATACGCTTTAATGACTGTGATTTATTTGGTCATTTAAATAACTCGAAGTATTTAGATTATTTTATTAATGCACGCGAAGATCATTTAAAACAATTTTATGAATTTGATTTAAGTGAGTATTATAAAAGCAATTTAGGATGGGTAGTGTGGAGTCACGAAATTGCGTATGTACGACCAGCAAAATATAATGAAATGGTAATGATTCAATCTTCTTTACTTTCTGCATGTGACCAATTTCTACATTTCGAAGCCATAATGCTGGATGAAAATCAAAATCATTTAAAAGCAATAATGAGAACCAAGCTGATACATGTAAGCACGGTTACAGGTAAAAAAGAACTTCATAGCTCCGATTTTTTGAAATGGGCTAAAACAATTGAAAACCAAGAAGCCAATCAAATTCCAGATTTACAAGCCCGGATTAAACAATTGACTTCTATTCTTAAAGACAATAAACACTACTCTTTAACCAATAAATAG
- a CDS encoding MBL fold metallo-hydrolase, with the protein MEIKFFQAECGDASCIRFLGNDNKYHNVFIDSGYERTFRHVLENEIQNIIDNNEIIDLWIISHIHDDHIGGVVKYIDTVNDGEYSDIVNQYFYNPPRIYDFKESAKSISEFKSISQGDTFYEYLKSNNKLLDYDITNSIEPIDLYGLKLTILSPTQKKINDLRLKYPLESNKSLEREEDEKISDAVAPKQNDYKTLINDFNLNKWKEDDSVENGSSISVLTEYNNKKILWLADSHPTDIVNSLTKMGFSKENKIVCDWVKVTHHGSKGNNSNALYDLIECKNYLFSVNGENKHNLPSKECIARILRNKQRRKDSKYKFHFTYDNQTLRSIFNVENENTFKEHNFEVFYSDKRSVAINLIEIE; encoded by the coding sequence ATGGAAATCAAATTTTTTCAAGCAGAGTGTGGAGATGCTTCATGTATCAGGTTTTTAGGAAATGATAATAAATATCATAACGTTTTTATTGATTCTGGTTACGAAAGAACGTTTCGGCATGTTTTAGAGAATGAGATTCAGAATATTATTGACAATAATGAAATAATTGATTTATGGATTATTTCACATATTCACGATGATCATATTGGCGGTGTAGTTAAATATATTGATACTGTCAATGATGGTGAATATAGTGATATTGTTAACCAATATTTTTATAACCCGCCTAGGATTTATGACTTCAAAGAATCAGCAAAGAGCATTAGTGAATTTAAAAGTATAAGCCAGGGAGATACATTCTATGAATATTTAAAATCAAACAATAAGCTTTTGGATTATGATATAACGAATTCAATTGAGCCAATAGATCTTTATGGTTTGAAATTAACAATCTTATCTCCAACACAAAAAAAAATAAATGATTTAAGATTAAAATATCCATTAGAGAGTAATAAATCACTTGAAAGAGAAGAAGATGAAAAAATAAGCGATGCGGTTGCTCCAAAACAAAATGACTACAAGACACTTATCAATGATTTTAATTTAAATAAATGGAAAGAAGATGATTCTGTTGAAAATGGAAGTAGTATTTCAGTTCTTACAGAATACAATAATAAAAAAATACTTTGGTTAGCAGATTCTCATCCCACTGACATTGTAAACTCATTAACAAAAATGGGATTTAGTAAAGAAAATAAAATAGTTTGCGATTGGGTCAAAGTTACACACCATGGTAGTAAAGGAAATAACAGTAATGCACTTTATGATTTGATTGAATGCAAAAACTATCTATTTAGCGTCAATGGAGAAAATAAACACAATCTGCCTTCTAAAGAATGTATTGCCAGAATTTTAAGAAATAAACAACGACGTAAAGACTCAAAATATAAGTTTCATTTTACTTATGATAATCAAACTTTGAGAAGTATTTTTAATGTGGAAAATGAAAACACTTTTAAGGAACATAATTTTGAAGTGTTTTATTCTGACAAAAGGTCTGTGGCCATTAACCTGATAGAAATCGAGTAA